In Candidatus Neomarinimicrobiota bacterium, the DNA window TGTCAGGGAAAACGGGGCAGCGTTCGTTTGCGGAATCGCACAACGTGATGACTGTATCCAGCCTCTGATTCAGGTAGTCATTCACATGGTCAGAGGTATGATGGGAAATATCGATGCCCCATTCTTCCATCACCTTCACACTCATGGGATGGACCCGAGTCGGATGCGTTCCGGCACTGAACACTTCAAATCTATCCAATGCCAAATGCCGGAGAATTCCTTCCGCCATTTGTGACCGGCAGGCATTCCCGGTGCACAGAAAAAGAATTCCTTTCTTTTCCGTCATAGTTACCCATGAATTTTACGAAGTCCCGGTCCAAAGTCAACGGGAGGATTCTGACACAACAAAT includes these proteins:
- a CDS encoding arsenate reductase ArsC, which translates into the protein MTEKKGILFLCTGNACRSQMAEGILRHLALDRFEVFSAGTHPTRVHPMSVKVMEEWGIDISHHTSDHVNDYLNQRLDTVITLCDSANERCPVFPDKVERIHWSIPDPFRGWGENERFLAFYREARDLIRNQIDSFLNSR